CCGGTAATATTTCTAACATTATCCATGCCCGATTGTACCGAAGTCATGCCCACGGATTTTAGTCGTTGGAAAATATCAGGAATATCTTCGATACGAATACCGCGTAATTGTAGGTTTTGACGAGTAGTAATATCGGCATTGCCATCATCGCCGTAACGCTGCACGATTTCCCCTAAAACTCGCATTTGCTCACTACTGAGAATGCCGTTAGGAATCCGCAAACGCATCATAAATTTGCCCGGGGTGACGGGACGATAAAAAACCCCCACCCATTTTAAGCGATGTTCTAAATCGGTTTTATCCATCGCTTCCCAACCGATTTGGGCAAAATGATCTAGTTCATCTTTAATGGCTAATCCGTCTTTTTCGGCTTTAAATTTCTCGAATTTATTGAGAGTTGTTCCATCTTTTTCAGGTGCTTGTACCACGAATCTATCTCCTTACTGGTCTGTGGGTGTAATTGTTCTAGTTGGTGCGGGTTAGAAATGAAGAAATCGGGATTTAACAATAAGTATTCTTTAAAATACCGTCGTCATTAGCAAAAATTTAGTAATTTACCTAGTCTCTATTTGTTATTTAATTCTTTTTAACTTGGATAATTTTGTATTGTCTGTAACAGAAATCCTTTAACCATCGTGTTTAAGGATTTCTGTCATGCAGTAAGTGCATTGAGATGGGGTGTGGGGTGTGGGGTGTAGGGTGTGGGGTGTGGGCTTCGGCCGTGAGCTCAGCGTTCGACAAAAGCTCACGGCCGAAGCCTGTCTCCTGTCTCCTCTGAATTGTCCTAGGTGAGAAACTTAACCAACTCCTCTAATTTTTGCCAAGCTAACCCACTGGCTAAAATCTCGCGAGCGAGGGCGAAACCGGCAGCATGATCGCCAAAAGTGACCTTTTCTGCCACCTGTAGGGCAAGAGAGGCATTAATCGCCACAGCATCCCGTTGAGGCGGCGTTCCCCCCCCTTGCAGGACATTTTTGAGGATTTCGGCATTTTCTGGCACTTCCCCGCCTTTAAGGGCATTTAAACTGGCTCTGGGGATAGTAATTGACAAGGGATCGATCGCCGACGAAATCACCTCGCCATTATTTAATAAAGCCATATCGGTCAGATCTCCTAACCCCACCTCGTCGAGTTTTTCCCGGCCGTGAACAATAATCGCCTTTGGGGTTCCCATTTGTGCTAAAGCTGTGGCCATGGGGGTGAGAAATTGCCGGTCATAAACACCGATAACTTGACCTGTGGGACGGAGAGGATTAACTAGAGGGCCCAGAAGATTAAAAACCGTGCGAACTTTCAGGGTTTTGCGGAGATTAGCCACACTTTTCAGGGCTGGATGCCAACCGGGGGCAAAAAGAAAGGTCACTCCCACCCCATCTAAAGCCGCCGCTACTTTCTCGCTAGGGGCGCTTAAATTAACCCCAAGATATTCTAAAACATCGGCCGAACCGACTTTACTGGAGGCCGAGCGATTGCCGTGTTTAGCCACTTTTACGCCCCCGGCGGCCGCCACAAAAGCCACGGCAGTGGAAATATTAAAGGTTGAGGCCCCGTCACCGCCGGTGCCACAGGTATCGATAACGGGAGTAGTATGGGGTTTAGGGTCTTCTAAGCGAGATTGTTGCCGTAAAACTCCGGCCATTCCCGCTAATTCGGCGGCCGAGACTCCTTTTGCTTGCAAAGCCGCTAAAATCGCCCCCGATAAAACTTCGGGAATCTGGCCGTTTAACCATCCGGTCATTAATTCTTCAGCTTGGTTAAGGGAAAGGGATTTTTGATCGAGTATTTGCTGCAGTAGGTTTGGCCAGTCTGGAGTGGTCATCGCTGTTCCATTGGTGTGGGGATGGGGCGATATACTATCATAGCGGTTTGTCTGGAGAATTGATCGCTCCTAGTAATTTTTACTTTAAATCGAGCAAACCCTGTTCTTTTAACTTAGGATTAAAACGAATTTCCATCTGTACTCCCCGTTTTTCTAGGGTTGATAAAATATCGTTTTCTACTCGTCTGGATACCTGTTTTAATAACTTGATTTGCCCTACTTCGTCAGCACTTTGATAAATTTCTTTTTCTGTCTCAGTCATGGCTAATTTAGCATCAATTGGTTCTGTCCAGAGTTTTTCATTGCCGATTACTGCCTGACTTTCTCTTAGCCAAGCTTGTTTAATCGATTCGAGAATCGTCCGATTAGGACGCTCGATCAACTGTATTTTTAGCCAATAACAAGCTTGGGGCTGTCGGGCAAGATGTTGTTTTAAACTGAGATAAATATCACGAGAATAGCCGACAAACTCTAAGACTTGTTCTCGCTCAAAAATGGCATAAACCCCGATTTTTCCCTGGAAATCAACACAGATATTACCGGTGGTATCTAGGTAGGGAATATATTCTAATTGTTCGAGATTAGCAAAAGTATCAGACTCATTCATAATTAATCGTCGCTAATTGGTTGGAGATAAGTAGGTAGGTGTTAAAAACTTTCAGATACCCCGCTGATCAAGTAGGGTTGATTCAAGGTAGGGTTGATTCAAGGTAGGGTTGATTCAAGGTAGGGTTGATTCAAGGTAGGGTTGATTCAAGGTAGGGTTGATTCAAGGTAGGGTTGATTCATGAATCAACCCTACCCGTTTAAAATTGTACCAAAAAGTTTTAGGCTAAATTAGTCCCCAAAAATGATCAATTCTCAATGCCTACTGCTTCTCTTAACGAAATTGTTCACGCGGCCCTAAGTGGTCAAGTGGTTTCTTTTCCCACGGATACAGTCCCCGCTTTAGCGGTTTCTCCCCCCTATGCTGCCTTAGTTTTTGCCGCTAAAAAACGGACTTTTGATAAACCTTTAATTCTCATGGCGGCCTCAGCAGCAGATTTATGGGATTATGTCAAGGGAAATCAGGAAGAAAGGGAAATTTGGCGGCAAATGACCGAAAAACACTGGCCCGGCTCCCTAACTTTGGTTTTACCTGCTTCTGAAAAAGTACCAAAAGTTCTTAACCCTAAGGATACTAGCACGATTGGTATCCGAGTTCCCGCTCATGCGATCGCAAGAGAAATTCTTGGTCGAACTGGTGTTTTAGCGACCACAAGTGCTAATCTGTCAGGACAAGAGCCTTTATTGACTCCAGAAGCGATTATGACTACTTTTCCCTCGGTGACGGTGTTAGCTCCCACAGAAAGGCAAGCATGGGGAATAATCAATAGTGGACAACCCTCCACCGTCGCGCGTTGGCAATGTCAAAGATGGGATATCTTACGACAAGGGGCAGTTTTTCTGTAAATATGGACGATATTGACGCTTTAAAACGGGAATTACAGCAAACTCGCCTCGCTTATCACATGGCTGTGGCAATTAATCACCTCAAAAGCAGTTTTTTGGGACGGGTTGCCCACGAATTGCGATCGCCATTGAGCAGTATGATCAGTCTCCATCAAATGATTCTCGCCGATCTTTGCGAAAGTCCGGCCGAAGAAAGGGAATTTATCGCCCAGGGGCAACTGGCGGGCCGTAAACTGATGGCAATGCTCGATGAGATGATTAATCTCTCGAAGCTAGAGTCTGGTACTATACCTCTGGAGCGAGAAATTTTTTCTTTAACTAAACTCTGGCAAGATTGGGCAAGTTTAACCTATTTACAGGCAGCTAATCGCAATATTAAGCTTAAATTTAGTCCTTTAACCGATGATATTGCTATTATTGCCGATTATCAACGTTTATCCTCCGCTTTTGTCCTTCTCGTCGATGCAGCGATTGCCAACTTAGCGAGTGGCTCTATTTGTATATCGGTAAGCACTCTTGACGAGAAAAAAGTCACTATTAGTCTAGAATTTCCGGGTGAAATCCCTCTTTGGCAAATGCCAGAAATTTCCCCTTTGAGTTTAGAATCAAAGCCGGAAGAAGTAAAACAATTTACTCAAGCTCTCGGTCTTTCTCCCGGTCTTAAATTCCAGTTAGCGAAGGGAATTATCGAAGTATCGGGGGGGGAAATGAGCTTAGATCAAATCGATAACAATAGTCAGGACAAGCTCACAGAGATCGTTTTTTCTTTACCTCGATCGCCGGACAGGAAAACTCCTCGGGATAACGATTAAATAATACCATTGTCGTCGTGGCGTTGCTTTGGAAACCAATGCGCTGGTAAAATTTTTCTTGGTTAGTAGTCATCAAATAGACTCTTTCCACCCGATTTATTCGGGGATGGGCCAAAACTGTTTCTACTAATTTACGCCCTAAACCCGCTCCCTGATAATCGGGATGAACGATCACATCCCAAATAGTTGCCCGATAAATGCCGTCAGAAATGGCGCGAGCAAAACCAATTAATTGCGGATCATTCCACACCGTCACCACCGGATCACTATAGTCAATTGCGGTTTCTAAATCTTCTAAACGGCGATCAATTGCCCAAAATGCGGTTAAATTAAATAATTCTCGTAGTTGCAATAGATCTATCTTGCTTTTATCCTCGTCAAACTGAATCTGACTACAATCAATCATGATATTTCCTTAGTCTAAGACTAAAAAATAGGGGAAGATATAGGGACGAGAAAGAGGATTCATGCTCCCTCGGGCTAATTTATGAGCAATTTTCCCTAATCTATTGTGTTTGATTATACTAAATGTCTAAGATAATCTCTAGTTGATTTATCGTGATTTCTTGACAAGTTATTAATCAGTGATCAGTGATCAGTTATCAGTGATCAGATGAGAGTTTTCAGTTCACCTGATGGTTCTTCGGTTTGTGTGATGCAATGGACGGAGTTCTAAGGGATGAAATCCTTACAGAGAAAGGCATTCTGCGATTTTTGTCAATTTCGCTCTAGAACGAACTAATCAATTAACTCTCTTGTCAAATAAGGATTTAGTCGATTTAGGCCACCTGATCGAACCATACCAAGTAACGAAGAACCTAATTAATTGGCAAGAGTTCTAATTAGGGCTGGCTGAAAATTACTGGAAGCCTTACTAGAAAACGATTTTAGGACTTTTTTAGCTAAAAAAGTGCAGGAAACAAACGTTGAGAAATCGATCCGAGGGACTCAAAACCCTGGCACTTTCCGGAGGCGATTGCAAAGGGTTCTGCTTCCCAGTGCGCGAGGTCATTCTGTTATTCTGACCTCCCCGACCGACTCCCCAGACTCCTGACTCCCCAGACTCCTAACCCCACCAACAAACTTTTTGCCGCAAACCCTAATTATAGCGCCAGTTTTCTTGCACTTTAACTTGATTAAGTTGTCGCAGTTTAGCAATAGATTCAGCAATGATATTCATAGAATATTTACATAGATGATGATAAGTTTTGAGTAGAATCATTAGTAAAATTTTTACTGACGCTAGTTTCTGCTCGCGTATAAATATAGGTTTCAGGTTCTTTTAATTTTTCGGTCTTAAATATTTTTTCTGCTCTTGCCCATAAATCTGTATCTTCTCCATAGATCATGTGTTTAAATCCTTGCAATTCAAAAAATACCTTTCTTTTGCCGAAAAATGTCGGTCCTAAAACACATTTTTTTAAGTTAATTAATTTGTCTGATTGATAATAATCTGCAACTAAAATATTATCTTCGCTGAAAAACCCTCCTTCAATCAAGTCAATTTCTGGATGAGCTTTCATATATTGTAATCGTGACTCTAAATGATTAGGCTTATAAGCATCGTCACTATCGAGAAATGTCAAATACTTACCAAACGATGCCTGTATTCCTGCATTTTTGGCATAACATTGTTTTTTATTTTTATGCTTTAAATAACGAATGTTATTGTATTTCTCAAGATAGGGATTAACAACTGCAAAAGTTTGATCACTGCTACCATCATCCACTATTACAAGTTCCCAATTGGTAAAAGTTTGATTGAGGACACTATCAATACCTTTATTCAAGTAATGAGCGCGGTTATAGGTACAGACAATAATGCTAATTTCAGGATTAATATCAAAATTGATCGGACTCATAAGACACTCCCAATTGTAAGTTTTGTCAGTTGTTATTTTTGAGCGACAATACAGGTAGCTACTGGAAAATCAGGATGAAAAGCATCTAATTCTTCAGTAGTTAATTCTTCGGTAGCTATGCCATGATAACTAGCTATCACACTAATAGGATTGCCATAAACATATAATTTTTGCTGGGAGAATTTTCTAAACATCCAAGCAAAAGCATCTGGTAAAGGCCGCCAATAGTCCCTAGGTATAGCATGAAGTCTCTGTGCACTAGGAACCATGACAAAACATTTCCCCCCTGGTTTTAACCAAGTGTAAATATTTTCTACAACTTGCCAAGGTGCATAACAATGTTCCAAGACATTAAAAGTAATAATAGAATCAAATGACTCTGGTTTGATGATAGAGCCATCGTGAGCATCACCGACTATATCTATTCCTAAACCTGGTTCTATATTCATAATTTGATATGATGAACCTAGGTTAATTCCATAGAAGTCTTTATTTGTACCACCAATTTCTAGAATTTTTCCAACTATTTGTGGTTTGATTTCTTGGATAAATTTGTTTAAATAATACCGATCAACTGGTTTCCCCCTAGTTAAACCAAATACATGACAGATGGGAACACTTTTTTTCAAATCTCCCCAGTTGAGAGAATGGGTAGCAACTGATAATAAACCTATTTTTTCTAGGTAGATCACTAATTGGCAAAAACTCTCAAAACTATTGATTTGTTCTAAGTCATTGATCAGGTTAGTTTTTGCAAAAAACTGGGTTAATACTTGGTAAGTATTGTGGCTTAATGGTGTAAGCTTATATTCTTCGTCTTTTTCAATAAAGCCGCAAAAACCTTTACCAAAAAGCGTGAGGCTTTTATCTGATAAAAAGATGATAGCGTTGTTGGTTAAATGTTGATATTTTTCTATTTCTGTAGTAACTTGCGCGTTAATTGGTGCTGATTTGACTTGTTGAAATATTTGATAGGCTGATTCAAGATCATGTTCATGTACAAATATTTCTAAAATAGTTAACCAAGATTGGTAAGGAATAATTTCTGGTGAGCGTTGACTCCAAGTAAAGATAGCGTTTACTTGGGAGTTTTCAATTTTTAAGAAGGCGTTGGGTATATATTTTCTAGTCATTTTGTTTGTTTCAGTAAAGATTGATTTTGACGACTTGTCAATTTTTTGCTTTATTTTAACCTATTTGAGATTACCTCCTCAATAATATCCACAGCACGAGGAACCCCTCCCGCTTTTTGGATAGCAGTTTTTAATCTAAGTGCATTTTCTTTATAAGATGGTTGCGTTAGCACTTCTTGAATAGCTTGGCGTAATCTATTGATTGTCAAACTTGAAGGAGTAATAAATTTCCCGACGCCACTCCAAGCAATACGGGTAGCCACTCCTGCTTGATCATTAGCAATAGGAATAGCTACTATAGGTACACCATAAAACAGAGATTCTAGTACCGTATTTGTTCCAGAATGGCAAATAGTCAAACTGGCTTTTTGTAATAATTCTAATTGTGGTGCATATTTAACGACGATGGGATTTCCTGGTAAATTAGGTAATGCTTGAGTTGCTAATCCACCTCCTAGGGCAATTACTAATTGTGTATCTAAACCTACACAAGCTTCAGCAATTTTATAAAAAATATGAGTGAGGCGATTTTGCAATGTACCCATTGAAGTATAAATTAATGGTTTATCATTCAATTTTTCATAGGGGAAATCAATTGTTTTTCTCCCTGTAGAATCAAAGTGAGGTCCGGTAAAATGGAGAATTCCGTTTAAATCATGTCTGGGGTATTCAAACTCTGCTGGTTGTTGACTAATAATTGCTAACTTAGAAACAGAATAGTAATCATTAATATTTCTGCAAGCAGGCATACCATACTTTTGGCGATATGCCGAAATCACTTTGTAAATAGGTTGGGAAAAACGAGAAATTACTCCATATCCCAAACGATTACGCAATCTTGCCCACCAAGCAGGGTTATATTTCCAGGTTGTAAAAGCTGGGGGAATAGTATTATCAAAACCATTGACTAGCGCCGAAGAAGCTGTCACAAAGGGAATTTTAAGGAAATCAGCAACAGTGCTACCACCGTATATACATTCATCAATTATCAGTGCTTCTATTCCCGCATCTTTAATCACTTGTGGAGCATTAAGTAAAAATGAAGCTGTTGTTTTTTCAGATAAACAAATTGTGTAACGCAATGCCGCTAACCCAGTGAGTTTTCCTAGCTCTTCATAAAATTTTGCCGTTGTCCCTACAGGAAAATCAACTGGTGAAATAGCGCGAAATTCTAAACCAGCAACTTTGGCATTTGCTTCTGCATCAGGCATACCTAATACTGTCACACGATGTCCTCGTCTTTGGAGTTCGCGTCCCAAAGTATTCATTGTGTTTAAATGTCCAGTAGCGGCTGGACAGATAGAGCCAAAATGTGTCATGATTTTTTCCTTTGTTTAATTATTAAAAACTATTTTTTCGCTACACTATCTTATCAACTAGCATGGGTATCATACCAAGGTTCGATAACTTGAAATTTTTCTAACAGCTTTTTGCCGAGATTGACCTTATAAATAAACCCATTCATTCTAAATATTTGATAGTACAAAAAAATGCGTTTGTAGAGATTGATAGCTTGAGTTTCTGAAAGCCATTTTCCTGGTGTTTCTTCTCCAAAAAGTCCGCTGGAACCAAATTCAAATTGATGTTCAAAGTATTTACCTTCTTTTTCCGGGAAAGGACACACTTGTTGGGATATTTTCCGTTGGTTAATAACTTTAAATTTTTGATACCCAAGTTCTTTCAATATTTTAAACTCTTTTAGCAAATTATTCCAAGACGTTTTATCTGATTCTATGGATATAAATTTTGGTTTACTGTCGAATTGCCGTAAGGCTTTAACACATAACAAGTCTGCCCCTTCAATATCAACTTTTAGATAATAGGGAATCCCAAATTCTTGTAAAATGTTTTCAAATTTAGCACTTTTTACCGTGATTTCCAGGGATTTTGTCCCATAGAACTCGTTTCTTTTCACCCAATCTGGAGAAATTGTCCCCCAAACACTATGATTTAGGTTAGTATAGAAAATAATCTCACCTTCTTGTGGGGCTATAGCCAGATTCAGAAGTTGTAGTTGACCATCATTTATATAGGATTGTAGTCTATTTTTTGTGGTTTCATAAAGCTGAGGATCAGCTTCTATACCCACTACGCAAAAACCTTTTTTTAAATAGTATTCAGTATCTTCGCCCTGATGAACACCAACATCTATGATTAAGTTCTTATTCATGATCAATTTCTGAGGACAAGACAAAAGGCTTGAAAAGTAGGCGGGAGTAGGTTTGATGAAACATAGAACCAATCTCCACAACCCTATGAACCAGTATAGCATCTAAAGCAAGCCCTTCAACCCCCTAACCGTGATGAGCGTATGCGCTTCCTCGAAGAGATGGTAAAAATTTTTCCCACCGCTGAGATTCGTTGTCTGGGTGGGGACTGGGAGTTTGTCGGTCAAGCTTGGTTACCTTATCTTCTCCTGGAACCTTCCCTGTTTTTCCGAATCCGAATTCCAGCTACTGACAAGTAAGTTAACAAGGGAAAACCGCAATGACAATTCATGTAATAAAATCGGTTAGAATCTCATCTGGTTCATCGTCCATGTCATCCTCATCTAATTCATCAATA
This Microcystis wesenbergii NRERC-220 DNA region includes the following protein-coding sequences:
- the trpD gene encoding anthranilate phosphoribosyltransferase, giving the protein MTTPDWPNLLQQILDQKSLSLNQAEELMTGWLNGQIPEVLSGAILAALQAKGVSAAELAGMAGVLRQQSRLEDPKPHTTPVIDTCGTGGDGASTFNISTAVAFVAAAGGVKVAKHGNRSASSKVGSADVLEYLGVNLSAPSEKVAAALDGVGVTFLFAPGWHPALKSVANLRKTLKVRTVFNLLGPLVNPLRPTGQVIGVYDRQFLTPMATALAQMGTPKAIIVHGREKLDEVGLGDLTDMALLNNGEVISSAIDPLSITIPRASLNALKGGEVPENAEILKNVLQGGGTPPQRDAVAINASLALQVAEKVTFGDHAAGFALAREILASGLAWQKLEELVKFLT
- a CDS encoding FkbM family methyltransferase — its product is MNKNLIIDVGVHQGEDTEYYLKKGFCVVGIEADPQLYETTKNRLQSYINDGQLQLLNLAIAPQEGEIIFYTNLNHSVWGTISPDWVKRNEFYGTKSLEITVKSAKFENILQEFGIPYYLKVDIEGADLLCVKALRQFDSKPKFISIESDKTSWNNLLKEFKILKELGYQKFKVINQRKISQQVCPFPEKEGKYFEHQFEFGSSGLFGEETPGKWLSETQAINLYKRIFLYYQIFRMNGFIYKVNLGKKLLEKFQVIEPWYDTHAS
- a CDS encoding glycosyltransferase, producing MTHFGSICPAATGHLNTMNTLGRELQRRGHRVTVLGMPDAEANAKVAGLEFRAISPVDFPVGTTAKFYEELGKLTGLAALRYTICLSEKTTASFLLNAPQVIKDAGIEALIIDECIYGGSTVADFLKIPFVTASSALVNGFDNTIPPAFTTWKYNPAWWARLRNRLGYGVISRFSQPIYKVISAYRQKYGMPACRNINDYYSVSKLAIISQQPAEFEYPRHDLNGILHFTGPHFDSTGRKTIDFPYEKLNDKPLIYTSMGTLQNRLTHIFYKIAEACVGLDTQLVIALGGGLATQALPNLPGNPIVVKYAPQLELLQKASLTICHSGTNTVLESLFYGVPIVAIPIANDQAGVATRIAWSGVGKFITPSSLTINRLRQAIQEVLTQPSYKENALRLKTAIQKAGGVPRAVDIIEEVISNRLK
- a CDS encoding glycosyltransferase family 2 protein; the encoded protein is MSPINFDINPEISIIVCTYNRAHYLNKGIDSVLNQTFTNWELVIVDDGSSDQTFAVVNPYLEKYNNIRYLKHKNKKQCYAKNAGIQASFGKYLTFLDSDDAYKPNHLESRLQYMKAHPEIDLIEGGFFSEDNILVADYYQSDKLINLKKCVLGPTFFGKRKVFFELQGFKHMIYGEDTDLWARAEKIFKTEKLKEPETYIYTRAETSVSKNFTNDSTQNLSSSM
- a CDS encoding methyltransferase domain-containing protein, producing the protein MTRKYIPNAFLKIENSQVNAIFTWSQRSPEIIPYQSWLTILEIFVHEHDLESAYQIFQQVKSAPINAQVTTEIEKYQHLTNNAIIFLSDKSLTLFGKGFCGFIEKDEEYKLTPLSHNTYQVLTQFFAKTNLINDLEQINSFESFCQLVIYLEKIGLLSVATHSLNWGDLKKSVPICHVFGLTRGKPVDRYYLNKFIQEIKPQIVGKILEIGGTNKDFYGINLGSSYQIMNIEPGLGIDIVGDAHDGSIIKPESFDSIITFNVLEHCYAPWQVVENIYTWLKPGGKCFVMVPSAQRLHAIPRDYWRPLPDAFAWMFRKFSQQKLYVYGNPISVIASYHGIATEELTTEELDAFHPDFPVATCIVAQK
- a CDS encoding GIY-YIG nuclease family protein codes for the protein MNESDTFANLEQLEYIPYLDTTGNICVDFQGKIGVYAIFEREQVLEFVGYSRDIYLSLKQHLARQPQACYWLKIQLIERPNRTILESIKQAWLRESQAVIGNEKLWTEPIDAKLAMTETEKEIYQSADEVGQIKLLKQVSRRVENDILSTLEKRGVQMEIRFNPKLKEQGLLDLK
- a CDS encoding GNAT family N-acetyltransferase, coding for MIDCSQIQFDEDKSKIDLLQLRELFNLTAFWAIDRRLEDLETAIDYSDPVVTVWNDPQLIGFARAISDGIYRATIWDVIVHPDYQGAGLGRKLVETVLAHPRINRVERVYLMTTNQEKFYQRIGFQSNATTTMVLFNRYPEEFSCPAIEVKKKRSL
- a CDS encoding sensor histidine kinase, yielding MSKMGYLTTRGSFSVNMDDIDALKRELQQTRLAYHMAVAINHLKSSFLGRVAHELRSPLSSMISLHQMILADLCESPAEEREFIAQGQLAGRKLMAMLDEMINLSKLESGTIPLEREIFSLTKLWQDWASLTYLQAANRNIKLKFSPLTDDIAIIADYQRLSSAFVLLVDAAIANLASGSICISVSTLDEKKVTISLEFPGEIPLWQMPEISPLSLESKPEEVKQFTQALGLSPGLKFQLAKGIIEVSGGEMSLDQIDNNSQDKLTEIVFSLPRSPDRKTPRDND
- a CDS encoding L-threonylcarbamoyladenylate synthase, translating into MPTASLNEIVHAALSGQVVSFPTDTVPALAVSPPYAALVFAAKKRTFDKPLILMAASAADLWDYVKGNQEEREIWRQMTEKHWPGSLTLVLPASEKVPKVLNPKDTSTIGIRVPAHAIAREILGRTGVLATTSANLSGQEPLLTPEAIMTTFPSVTVLAPTERQAWGIINSGQPSTVARWQCQRWDILRQGAVFL